From the Desulfobacterales bacterium genome, the window CCGGCGACACCCGCCCAGAAGGCTGCGAACAGGAACGCCACGATTTTGGTGCGCCGGGTATCCACGGTCATGGCCTCCGCGGCCATCTCGTTGTCGCGGACCGCATTGAGCGCTTTTCCCAGGGTGGAACGCACAAAATTATTGATGATCCAGACGCAAAGAACGGTGACGGCAAACACCACCGGCAGGCTGGCCCAGTCCGGCTGGCTGCGCAGGCCGCGCGGTCCGCCCACCACCTCGAGATTTTCAATCAGGCTTTTGACGATAAACATAAACGCCAGGGAAATAATCGCCAGATAATCCCCGCGGGTGCGAAAGGACGGAATGGCCACCGCCAGGGCCCCCACCGCAGCCGCCAGCCCCCCCATGATGAGGGCAAGGGGAAAAAAGAACGGACCCCAGGCCGGCGGCAGGAGCGCCGGCCCGAAGAGACTGTCATCCACAAACAGCAGAACGGTGACGACCGAAGCCGTATATGCCCCCAGGGCCATGAACCCGGGATGGGAGCAGGAAAACTCGCCCATATACCCGTTGATGATGTTCAGGCTCAAGGTCAGCATCACCGCGATCAGGATGAGCTTGACAATCAGAACGCGATAATCGCTGATGCCCGCCCACAGATGCAGGATCACATAAAAAAGCGTTAGATGAACAAGCACCGCAAAAACGCTGGAGATGCCCAGCAGTTTTGCAGCCACCCGGTTCATGACCCCGGCGCTGAGCCGTCCCACAACCAGAACCGGAAGCGCATAGATCAGCGCCATATACAGAACGGTTGACGGTATCAGCAGCGGTTTTTTCAACATGATCACAAGACCGAAAAGCATCGGCACCTTGGGCATCCCCAGGACCCAGGCAAGCTGCAGGCCCACCAGGATCTC encodes:
- a CDS encoding branched-chain amino acid ABC transporter permease; this translates as MASEVKSTAAVGNRIRQHAVRWFGHVPLIGWFTGILAAVLLEILVGLQLAWVLGMPKVPMLFGLVIMLKKPLLIPSTVLYMALIYALPVLVVGRLSAGVMNRVAAKLLGISSVFAVLVHLTLFYVILHLWAGISDYRVLIVKLILIAVMLTLSLNIINGYMGEFSCSHPGFMALGAYTASVVTVLLFVDDSLFGPALLPPAWGPFFFPLALIMGGLAAAVGALAVAIPSFRTRGDYLAIISLAFMFIVKSLIENLEVVGGPRGLRSQPDWASLPVVFAVTVLCVWIINNFVRSTLGKALNAVRDNEMAAEAMTVDTRRTKIVAFLFAAFWAGVAGGLFAHVLRYVNPSTFGIQQLAEVLAMVYFGGLNSVYGSIVGAVGINLLSEALRPLEIFKWIIIPLLLILVMIFRPTGLIAFKEFDAFKLVQPKLQPKEEVPRVAAAR